Sequence from the Elusimicrobiaceae bacterium genome:
GACGGTAATTTTACCGTCTTTAATCATTTTTTGGATAATGGAACGGGAAAAATCGGGCAGTTCGTCGGTTACAAACACGTCTAAGCGTTTGGAATATCCGCTAAAGGTAAACGTTTTATTAGTGGGCATGAGAAGCTCCTTTTTTCAAAAAATACAGGGCAATCAGCGCACATACCGCAGTGCCTAGAGAAATAAGCTGGGAGGGGGAAAGTCCCCAGAAAAATCCGCCCCGATAGTCCCCGCGGAAAAATTCCACCCCAAAGCGCAAACACGCATATCCGAGCAGATATGCAATTAAAATAGTGCCGTTTTTGTGTGGTTTTTTGTACAAGCGTTGCAAGATGAAAAATAAAATCAAATTGAGAACTACTTCATACAGTTGTGTGGGATGCAAATGAACGCCTAGATATTCGTGGGCCACTAAACTGTGCGGATTAGTAAACGCTACGCCCCACGGTAAATCGGTCGGTTTTCCATGGCAACAGCCAGCCAAAAAACAGCCGATACGTCCAATGGCGTGCCCCAGAGGCAGGGCAACAATATAAAAATCAGCGGTTTGTAAAACCGGCAATTTTTTCTTTTTCAGATAGTATAATAAAGTCCCCACCGCCGCAATAGCTCCGCCGAAAAATACAAATCCGTAGCGGAACCCTTGGATGGCATTTTTCAGGCGATCTGCAAACGTGGTCCCTAAATCTGGCCAAGACAGTATGAGATATAGCAACTTAGATCCCAACAAGGCACTGACAAACGCAATAAAAATGATATTCCAAAAAGTATCTTTATCTAGCTCAATAGAATGCAGGCGTTTGTATAAATACCAAGACGAAATCAGATAAGCCAGCGCGGTCATTAGCCCATAACTGGCCAGTTCAAATGATCCGATATGAAATAAAATAGGATGCATTAAGAAATCACCTTCTCGTCTTTGATAGCACTGCGCATAAATGGATTG
This genomic interval carries:
- the lgt gene encoding prolipoprotein diacylglyceryl transferase — translated: MHPILFHIGSFELASYGLMTALAYLISSWYLYKRLHSIELDKDTFWNIIFIAFVSALLGSKLLYLILSWPDLGTTFADRLKNAIQGFRYGFVFFGGAIAAVGTLLYYLKKKKLPVLQTADFYIVALPLGHAIGRIGCFLAGCCHGKPTDLPWGVAFTNPHSLVAHEYLGVHLHPTQLYEVVLNLILFFILQRLYKKPHKNGTILIAYLLGYACLRFGVEFFRGDYRGGFFWGLSPSQLISLGTAVCALIALYFLKKGASHAH